From Salinicoccus roseus, the proteins below share one genomic window:
- a CDS encoding ABC transporter ATP-binding protein, producing MLKIEQLQISYETFGLEIEEIEFPQGVNVVLGPNGGGKSSFMKGIIGYGHETLSKRSIQFRGEPLERVEGIISYLPQENPRFRVLVHEYLTMTSGSVSKRVFDETVMHFALECLLGHSIESLSGGEFKRVQCAQIALEDKPVIMLDEMEQGLDMNYQHEMMDWICREGEGKVIVASMHDASLALTYADTITLVKDGRAEGPVPSASVTSEMLSACFGLPLTVRRQEGVALVYRNLL from the coding sequence ATGTTAAAGATTGAACAACTTCAAATTTCATATGAAACATTTGGATTGGAAATCGAGGAGATCGAGTTTCCGCAGGGAGTGAATGTCGTTCTGGGGCCGAATGGTGGTGGGAAAAGTTCTTTTATGAAGGGCATAATCGGATATGGTCATGAAACGCTCAGTAAAAGGTCCATACAGTTCCGGGGGGAACCTTTGGAGAGGGTGGAAGGCATCATCAGCTATCTTCCCCAGGAGAATCCGAGGTTCAGGGTACTTGTCCACGAATATCTTACGATGACCAGCGGAAGTGTGTCAAAAAGAGTATTCGATGAAACTGTCATGCATTTTGCTCTGGAATGTTTACTTGGACATTCGATAGAAAGCCTCTCCGGTGGAGAATTCAAAAGGGTCCAATGTGCACAGATCGCGTTGGAGGATAAGCCGGTAATCATGCTTGATGAGATGGAGCAGGGGCTTGATATGAACTATCAGCACGAAATGATGGATTGGATATGCAGGGAGGGGGAGGGCAAAGTGATAGTTGCGAGTATGCATGATGCTTCACTCGCCCTGACATATGCAGATACAATTACACTGGTAAAGGACGGCAGAGCCGAAGGCCCCGTGCCGTCAGCCTCAGTGACGAGTGAAATGCTATCCGCATGCTTCGGCCTGCCATTGACGGTCAGACGGCAGGAAGGTGTGGCCCTGGTCTATCGCAACCTGCTATAG
- a CDS encoding BCCT family transporter, whose protein sequence is MDNDNLDKSSNNKGEERQKSILGLVFWVSATVIVIAALVATIIPDRFLIASESVYGWISEYFSWFFMLAVFGFAVFLIFLALSPYGRIKLGGDQSKPEFSFRSWIGMLFSAGLGVGLVFFGVAEPMSHFMISPFPGGETETVEAARMAMGYSFFHWGISQWSIFGVAGLAIGYNQYRKKKDGLVSTSLEPLLGENYNQKARKSIDILAVIATVTGMATSVGLGIMQMDGGLNIAFGVPSGALTQIILTALMTGLFILSTTTGLKRGIKWLSNLNMLLAAVITIFVMAVGPFTFIMESIIVGLGDYLSNYVGYSLRMQPYTGEVWVQEWTVFYWAWVIAWSPFIGSFVARVSKGRSIREYVMGILIIPPMLSFLWIGALGGTAIYSDLFNGTNIGELVLEDNTAALFALFDQLPMTQIFSALSILLIFTFLVTSADSATFIVAGMTSGNTDSPSTRLKIIWGVLLGTLTVTLIIAGGLTSLQAASLLAGLPFGAVLIAMIISVSKSLRREPNDSMKRRQRRDRRKA, encoded by the coding sequence TTGGACAACGACAATTTGGATAAGTCATCCAATAACAAAGGGGAAGAAAGGCAGAAGTCCATTCTGGGTCTCGTCTTCTGGGTCTCAGCTACTGTCATCGTAATTGCAGCACTCGTTGCAACAATCATCCCTGACCGGTTCTTGATCGCTTCGGAGTCGGTGTATGGATGGATTTCGGAATACTTCAGCTGGTTCTTCATGCTTGCTGTATTCGGTTTTGCTGTATTTCTAATTTTTCTTGCACTTTCACCTTACGGACGCATCAAGCTCGGTGGTGACCAATCGAAACCCGAGTTCTCATTCCGCTCATGGATCGGCATGCTGTTTTCTGCAGGCCTCGGTGTAGGTCTCGTATTCTTCGGTGTCGCGGAACCGATGAGCCACTTCATGATATCTCCATTTCCTGGAGGGGAGACGGAGACTGTCGAGGCTGCCCGTATGGCCATGGGCTATTCGTTCTTCCACTGGGGCATTTCCCAATGGTCGATATTCGGTGTCGCCGGTCTGGCCATCGGATACAACCAATACCGGAAGAAGAAGGATGGCCTGGTTTCAACATCCCTTGAGCCTCTTCTTGGAGAGAATTATAACCAGAAGGCGAGGAAGTCCATCGACATCCTTGCAGTCATCGCTACCGTAACCGGCATGGCGACATCTGTAGGTCTCGGCATCATGCAGATGGACGGCGGCCTCAATATTGCATTCGGCGTCCCTTCCGGCGCACTCACGCAAATCATACTTACAGCACTGATGACCGGGCTCTTCATCCTTTCCACTACAACAGGACTGAAGCGCGGCATCAAATGGCTGAGCAACCTGAACATGCTGCTTGCTGCAGTCATCACCATCTTCGTCATGGCTGTGGGACCGTTCACATTCATCATGGAAAGCATCATCGTCGGTCTTGGGGACTACCTTTCAAACTATGTTGGATACTCCCTGCGCATGCAGCCATATACCGGCGAAGTCTGGGTTCAGGAATGGACAGTATTCTACTGGGCATGGGTCATCGCATGGAGCCCATTCATCGGCTCATTTGTAGCCCGTGTATCCAAAGGACGTTCCATACGTGAATACGTAATGGGCATTCTGATCATCCCGCCGATGCTCTCCTTCCTATGGATTGGAGCCCTTGGGGGTACGGCAATCTATTCCGACCTCTTCAATGGCACCAACATCGGGGAACTCGTACTTGAGGATAATACAGCTGCCCTATTTGCACTGTTTGACCAGCTGCCGATGACGCAGATCTTCTCAGCACTCTCAATCCTGCTCATCTTCACATTCCTGGTCACATCAGCAGACTCGGCAACCTTCATCGTGGCCGGCATGACATCAGGCAACACGGACTCGCCAAGCACCAGACTTAAGATCATCTGGGGTGTACTCCTTGGAACACTTACAGTCACACTCATCATCGCCGGCGGTCTGACGAGCCTGCAGGCAGCATCACTGCTGGCTGGTCTGCCTTTTGGTGCCGTCCTCATAGCGATGATCATCTCCGTCTCGAAATCATTGAGGCGTGAACCGAATGATTCCATGAAACGCCGTCAGCGCAGAGATCGCAGAAAAGCTTAA
- the fsa gene encoding fructose-6-phosphate aldolase → MKYFIDTANMDEIREINEWGVLAGVTTNPSLVAKEKGISFHDRLVEICELVGGPVSGEVISLEADGMIEEGRELAKLHEHIIVKIPMTEEGMKAVKVLSGEGIKTNVTLVFNTVQALTAARAGATYVSPFIGRLDDIGLTGLDLIADIKHIFTVHGIDTEIIAASIRNESHIHGSAMAGADIATIPYKVLKKLTQHPLTDKGIDKFLEDWNSIKDQ, encoded by the coding sequence ATGAAATATTTTATTGATACAGCGAATATGGACGAAATAAGAGAAATAAATGAGTGGGGTGTGCTTGCAGGTGTAACCACGAACCCTTCCCTTGTTGCAAAGGAAAAAGGCATTTCATTCCACGACCGGCTTGTGGAAATATGTGAACTTGTAGGCGGTCCGGTCAGCGGGGAGGTCATCTCCCTTGAAGCGGATGGCATGATCGAAGAAGGCAGGGAACTCGCCAAGCTCCACGAACACATCATCGTCAAGATTCCAATGACGGAGGAGGGCATGAAGGCTGTTAAAGTGTTATCCGGTGAAGGCATCAAGACGAATGTCACCCTTGTGTTCAATACTGTCCAGGCCCTTACCGCAGCACGGGCCGGAGCGACCTATGTGTCCCCGTTCATCGGAAGACTGGATGATATCGGATTGACAGGCCTCGACCTTATCGCAGACATCAAGCATATCTTCACTGTGCATGGCATCGACACGGAGATCATAGCAGCCTCCATCAGGAACGAGTCCCATATCCATGGGTCGGCGATGGCAGGTGCGGACATTGCGACGATTCCGTATAAAGTTCTGAAGAAATTGACGCAGCATCCTTTGACGGATAAAGGCATCGACAAGTTCCTCGAAGACTGGAACAGTATAAAGGACCAATAG
- a CDS encoding CTP synthase: MTKYIFVTGGVVSSLGKGITAASLGRLLKDRGFSITIQKFDPYLNVDPGTMSPYQHGEVFVTEDGAETDLDLGHYERFIDINLHKYSNVTAGKVYSEVIRKERRGDYLGGTVQVIPHITNEIKSRLIQAGEESNADIVITEIGGTTGDIESLPFLESIRQLRSDLGRENVMYIHCTLLPYIKAAGEMKTKPTQHSVKELRGLGIQPDMIVVRSEHAMGEDLRDKIALFCDIDKESVIEARDEETIYNIVIRLQEQRMDSLVIDRLNLTSEKEAELKEWKHLLQNLNSIERKITIGLVGKYVTLQDAYLSVAESLRHAGYERQADIDIKWINSEHLTEENYEAELAEVDGILVPGGFGERGVEGKIYALQYARQNNVPLLGICLGMQLATVEFARNVAGLAGAHSSELDEETPHPVIDLMPDQKDVVDLGGTLRLGSFPCEIKEGTIARELYGKASIEERHRHRYEFNNRYKEQLEAEGMVFSGTSPDGRLVEMIELRDHPYFVAVQFHPEFQSRPTRPHPLFQGLINACVK, translated from the coding sequence ATGACTAAATATATTTTTGTGACTGGCGGGGTTGTTTCCTCTCTTGGCAAGGGCATTACAGCTGCGTCACTCGGAAGACTGCTGAAGGACCGGGGATTCTCGATTACGATCCAGAAATTCGATCCATATTTGAACGTGGACCCGGGTACGATGAGTCCGTATCAGCATGGGGAAGTGTTCGTCACCGAAGATGGTGCGGAAACGGATCTTGACCTCGGACACTATGAACGTTTCATCGACATCAATCTCCACAAATACTCGAACGTGACAGCCGGGAAGGTATACTCTGAAGTCATCAGGAAGGAACGCCGCGGCGACTATCTGGGCGGGACGGTCCAGGTGATTCCGCATATCACAAATGAAATCAAATCCCGTCTGATCCAGGCAGGGGAAGAGTCCAACGCAGATATTGTCATCACTGAAATCGGTGGTACGACAGGGGATATAGAATCGCTGCCTTTCCTGGAATCCATACGGCAGCTGAGAAGCGATCTTGGTCGCGAAAATGTCATGTATATACACTGCACACTTCTGCCATACATCAAAGCCGCTGGAGAGATGAAGACCAAACCGACCCAGCACAGTGTCAAGGAACTGCGCGGACTGGGCATCCAGCCCGACATGATCGTTGTGCGTTCAGAACATGCGATGGGCGAGGATCTGAGGGACAAGATTGCATTGTTCTGCGATATCGACAAGGAAAGCGTCATCGAGGCAAGGGATGAGGAGACGATCTATAATATCGTCATCAGACTCCAGGAGCAGCGCATGGACTCCCTCGTCATCGACCGTCTCAACTTGACGTCCGAAAAGGAAGCGGAGCTCAAGGAATGGAAGCATCTGCTGCAGAACCTGAACAGCATTGAAAGAAAGATTACAATCGGCCTGGTCGGCAAATATGTCACCCTTCAGGATGCGTATCTGTCAGTAGCGGAATCCTTGAGGCATGCAGGGTATGAACGGCAGGCTGACATCGACATCAAGTGGATCAACTCGGAACACCTCACAGAGGAGAACTATGAAGCGGAGCTTGCTGAAGTGGATGGCATCCTCGTGCCCGGCGGATTCGGTGAACGCGGAGTGGAAGGCAAGATCTATGCGCTTCAATATGCCCGCCAGAACAATGTGCCGCTGCTTGGGATATGTCTCGGCATGCAGCTCGCCACTGTCGAATTTGCAAGGAATGTGGCGGGACTTGCAGGGGCACACTCCAGTGAGCTTGATGAAGAGACGCCACATCCGGTCATCGACCTGATGCCCGACCAGAAAGATGTGGTCGACCTTGGCGGCACGCTCCGCCTGGGCAGTTTCCCTTGTGAAATCAAGGAAGGAACAATCGCGCGCGAACTCTATGGCAAAGCAAGCATAGAGGAACGACACCGCCACCGCTATGAGTTCAACAACCGCTACAAGGAGCAGTTGGAAGCGGAAGGCATGGTATTCTCCGGTACATCACCGGATGGCCGTCTGGTTGAAATGATAGAGCTTCGTGACCATCCGTATTTCGTAGCTGTACAGTTCCATCCGGAATTCCAGTCCAGACCTACACGTCCACATCCATTATTCCAGGGTCTCATCAATGCATGTGTAAAATAA
- a CDS encoding GNAT family N-acetyltransferase has product MSDIHIRPFIEEDRPSLAAFRLSEQQQIYSSLPVDVLDDAIEDSDRTPCVVLNETGETVGFFVLHKHYQHEGYATPHEVVYIRSLSINEAFQGRGYGTRVAMSLPLFVQEHFSNFDHLYLVVDAENQGAWNLYERAGFAHTATKEDGPIGKERLYYLDLDQKYVHNIKLKLDETVDIPDIKVDIVLNQKKQIGHIEGVLNGEVLHISHLHVEEAERDRGVASSALRQLGTFLRRALPDAGQLMVYTDDAERKTRLFERVGFVRLEDVDGKKRFMKYINY; this is encoded by the coding sequence ATGAGTGATATACATATCCGGCCATTTATAGAAGAGGACAGACCGAGTCTCGCTGCTTTCAGGCTGAGTGAGCAGCAGCAGATATATTCAAGCCTTCCTGTGGATGTACTCGATGATGCGATTGAAGACTCTGACCGTACACCTTGTGTCGTGTTGAACGAAACAGGCGAAACCGTCGGTTTTTTCGTACTTCATAAACATTATCAGCATGAGGGGTATGCGACTCCCCATGAAGTGGTGTACATCCGTTCGCTCTCGATCAATGAAGCGTTCCAGGGCAGAGGGTACGGCACCAGGGTCGCGATGTCCCTGCCGCTGTTCGTACAGGAGCATTTCTCGAATTTCGACCATCTGTACCTGGTAGTGGATGCAGAAAATCAGGGTGCCTGGAACTTGTATGAGCGAGCCGGCTTTGCCCACACCGCCACCAAGGAAGACGGGCCGATCGGCAAGGAGCGCCTATACTATCTGGACCTTGATCAGAAGTATGTCCATAACATCAAATTGAAGCTGGATGAGACCGTGGACATCCCGGACATCAAAGTCGACATCGTGCTCAACCAGAAAAAGCAGATCGGTCATATCGAGGGTGTGCTCAATGGAGAAGTGCTGCATATTTCCCATCTGCATGTCGAGGAGGCGGAGCGGGACCGCGGGGTCGCATCCAGCGCCTTGAGGCAGCTTGGCACATTCCTGAGGCGCGCGCTTCCGGACGCGGGGCAGCTGATGGTGTACACGGATGATGCAGAACGGAAGACGCGCCTGTTTGAAAGGGTCGGCTTTGTCAGGCTTGAAGACGTGGACGGGAAGAAAAGGTTCATGAAGTATATAAACTATTAA
- a CDS encoding DUF2529 family protein — MDKILQTQLTNIYNHINAQEEEIEMAARLLAQAVGSEGEIHLQTFHDFRGIEPFLLTGSLALPKTRSFDSPEAVDAPDRVLVLANQFDEEVKSSITALQDAGKEFVLVSNYNKHEAELIDHLHHYIDLSSPRPLIPTPNFDKIVNPYISAFLYFYDHLFVLVDEMTNEAY; from the coding sequence ATGGATAAAATACTGCAGACGCAATTGACAAACATCTACAATCATATAAACGCGCAGGAAGAGGAGATAGAAATGGCCGCACGCCTCCTCGCCCAGGCAGTGGGCAGCGAAGGTGAAATCCACCTGCAGACCTTCCATGACTTCAGGGGAATTGAACCCTTCCTGCTGACCGGTTCCCTCGCCCTTCCAAAAACAAGATCCTTCGATTCACCGGAAGCAGTGGATGCGCCCGACCGTGTGCTTGTCCTCGCCAACCAGTTCGATGAAGAGGTCAAGTCATCCATTACAGCGCTTCAGGATGCCGGGAAGGAATTTGTATTGGTCTCCAACTACAATAAGCATGAAGCTGAATTGATCGACCACCTTCACCATTATATCGATTTGTCATCCCCGCGTCCCCTCATTCCGACGCCGAATTTCGACAAAATTGTTAACCCTTATATCTCTGCATTCCTATACTTCTATGATCATCTGTTTGTCCTTGTCGATGAAATGACGAATGAGGCATATTGA
- a CDS encoding class II fructose-bisphosphate aldolase codes for MPLVSMTEMLNKARKEGYAVGQYNVNNMEFAQAILMASEEENAPVILGVSEGAAKYMSGMKTVVKMIEGLMSDMNITVPVAIHLDHGSSYEKCIEAIGAGFTSVMIDASHGPFEDNIATTRRVVEYAHERGVSVEAELGVVGGQEDDVIADGVIYADPEECRELVERTGIDCLAPALGSVHGPYKGEPNLGFKEMEEIGNQSDIPLVLHGGTGIPTKDIQKAISLGTAKINVNTESQIASAKRVREVLANDADVYDPRKYLGPAREAIKETVQGKIKEFGTSNRA; via the coding sequence ATGCCTTTAGTATCAATGACGGAAATGCTCAACAAAGCAAGAAAAGAAGGATACGCGGTCGGACAATACAATGTGAACAACATGGAATTCGCCCAAGCGATCCTCATGGCATCAGAAGAAGAGAATGCACCAGTCATCCTGGGCGTTTCGGAAGGCGCTGCGAAATACATGAGCGGCATGAAGACTGTGGTCAAAATGATAGAAGGCCTCATGTCCGACATGAACATTACAGTACCTGTGGCGATCCATCTGGACCACGGCTCAAGCTACGAAAAGTGCATAGAGGCTATCGGGGCGGGATTCACTTCGGTCATGATCGATGCTTCCCACGGGCCTTTCGAAGACAACATCGCAACGACGAGAAGAGTGGTCGAGTATGCACATGAGAGAGGCGTTTCTGTTGAAGCGGAGCTCGGCGTGGTCGGAGGACAGGAAGATGATGTAATTGCGGATGGCGTCATCTATGCCGACCCGGAAGAATGCCGCGAACTGGTGGAGCGCACAGGCATCGACTGCCTTGCACCGGCACTTGGTTCCGTACACGGTCCCTATAAGGGCGAGCCGAACCTCGGCTTCAAGGAAATGGAGGAGATCGGCAACCAGTCGGATATTCCATTGGTACTCCATGGCGGCACGGGCATTCCGACAAAGGATATCCAGAAGGCGATTTCCCTCGGTACAGCCAAAATCAATGTGAACACCGAAAGTCAGATAGCGTCTGCGAAGCGGGTAAGGGAAGTGCTTGCCAATGATGCTGATGTCTACGATCCACGAAAATACCTCGGCCCTGCAAGGGAAGCGATCAAAGAAACAGTTCAGGGTAAAATCAAGGAATTTGGCACTTCCAACAGAGCCTAG
- a CDS encoding heavy metal translocating P-type ATPase, producing the protein MKKLQLYFTVISGILIGLGFYIQRFTDITWYPAVFVLAFIIGGWFQAREGITKTVNEKKLNVELLMIIAATGASIIGYWFEGAILIFIFSVSGTLEAYAEGRTRDAVQSLIKMKPNVASRELPDGEYEIVDVEDLTIGDVVMVRRGDVFPIDGVITEGATEVDEASLTGESALVTKEADDTVLTGSINEGGVVSVRMTVDNEETIFNRMIEMVRESESVPSKRAQFIDRFENKYVWIVLITTAFMMFMPHYIFGWSWNETFYRAMVLLVVASPCAVVASITPATLSAISTSAKNGVLVKGGKFMEQLDDVDYVLFDKTGTLTKGEPVITHFEVQEGEDRRRIAANVYALERLSNHPLAVRISGHFEDAKQEGLEAEEVHDVVGRGVEGRVGGRLVQVVKAEADDFMEPFKSELLDTGHTVTVYIEDGVKKALIALKDVERPEAAEVIRKLNEMGKETVMVSGDNPKAADSVAKSIGLKKAIGNQSPEDKVHHINAYKEKGVVMMVGDGVNDAPGIKQADIGVAMGKGTGIALETADIVLMKEQLSRLPEMMRLSSRLDGVIKQNLTFSIAVILVLIASNFFQLINLPLGVIGHEGSTILVILNGLRLLANREFNMPHSSFHRQGQTDDHRSIGMQRYKG; encoded by the coding sequence ATGAAGAAACTCCAATTATACTTTACAGTCATTTCGGGCATACTGATTGGACTGGGATTCTACATTCAACGCTTCACTGATATCACATGGTATCCGGCAGTCTTTGTACTGGCCTTCATCATCGGTGGCTGGTTCCAGGCGAGGGAAGGCATTACAAAGACCGTAAATGAGAAGAAATTGAATGTTGAACTGCTGATGATCATTGCTGCGACCGGTGCTTCCATCATCGGCTATTGGTTCGAGGGGGCCATCCTCATCTTCATCTTCAGTGTGAGCGGTACCCTTGAAGCTTATGCAGAGGGCAGGACGCGTGATGCAGTGCAGTCACTCATCAAGATGAAGCCGAATGTCGCCAGCAGGGAGCTCCCCGACGGGGAATATGAAATTGTCGATGTTGAAGACCTCACTATCGGAGATGTCGTCATGGTACGCAGAGGCGACGTTTTCCCGATTGATGGCGTCATCACAGAAGGGGCGACGGAAGTGGATGAGGCGTCGCTGACGGGGGAGTCTGCGCTCGTCACCAAAGAGGCGGATGACACCGTGCTGACTGGTTCCATAAATGAAGGCGGGGTCGTGTCGGTGAGGATGACGGTCGATAATGAAGAAACCATCTTCAACAGGATGATTGAAATGGTACGTGAGAGCGAAAGTGTGCCTTCCAAGCGTGCACAGTTCATCGACCGGTTTGAAAACAAGTATGTATGGATCGTTCTCATCACGACTGCCTTCATGATGTTCATGCCGCATTATATTTTCGGCTGGAGCTGGAATGAGACGTTCTACCGGGCGATGGTGCTGCTCGTAGTCGCTTCGCCGTGCGCGGTCGTGGCATCCATCACACCTGCAACGCTGTCTGCCATTTCCACAAGTGCCAAAAACGGAGTGCTGGTCAAAGGTGGCAAATTCATGGAGCAGCTTGACGATGTGGACTACGTCCTCTTCGACAAGACGGGGACCCTTACAAAAGGGGAGCCTGTCATCACACATTTTGAAGTGCAGGAAGGTGAGGACCGCAGAAGGATCGCAGCAAATGTGTACGCTTTGGAACGGTTAAGCAACCACCCATTGGCTGTGAGGATCAGCGGACATTTTGAAGATGCGAAGCAGGAAGGGCTTGAGGCAGAGGAGGTCCATGATGTGGTCGGGCGCGGGGTCGAAGGGCGTGTTGGCGGCCGTCTTGTCCAGGTGGTCAAGGCAGAGGCAGATGATTTCATGGAACCTTTCAAATCCGAACTCCTCGACACGGGGCATACGGTCACCGTATATATTGAAGATGGGGTCAAAAAGGCGCTCATCGCATTGAAGGATGTCGAGCGGCCGGAAGCAGCGGAGGTCATCAGGAAGCTCAATGAAATGGGCAAGGAGACGGTCATGGTATCCGGGGACAACCCGAAGGCAGCCGACTCTGTTGCAAAATCGATCGGACTCAAAAAGGCGATCGGAAACCAGAGTCCTGAAGACAAGGTGCATCATATCAATGCCTATAAGGAGAAGGGTGTGGTCATGATGGTCGGGGATGGTGTCAATGACGCTCCGGGCATCAAGCAGGCGGATATCGGCGTGGCAATGGGGAAAGGCACCGGGATAGCGCTCGAAACGGCAGACATCGTCCTTATGAAGGAGCAGCTTTCAAGGCTGCCGGAAATGATGCGCCTTTCTTCACGGCTTGACGGCGTAATCAAACAGAACCTGACCTTTTCAATTGCAGTCATACTCGTGCTGATCGCTTCCAATTTCTTTCAGCTGATCAATCTGCCGCTTGGTGTCATCGGTCATGAAGGCAGTACAATCCTTGTCATACTGAATGGGCTGAGGCTGCTCGCCAATAGGGAGTTCAATATGCCTCATTCGTCATTTCATCGACAAGGACAAACAGATGATCATAGAAGTATAGGAATGCAGAGATATAAGGGTTAA
- the rpoE gene encoding DNA-directed RNA polymerase subunit delta, with product MRLDEYSKEMMDENSFIEMSYMYLQDAGKEANLYDIIDKFKEIGGYSDEEIENRVLQFYTDLNTDGRFLSTGDGVWGLRDWYSIDDISDKIAPTIHKIELAVEDEEPQIAEDEDDSVSDAFDQDKELVESDVENLDTPINGAEVETEDDLDDSVDETIGENVEYDDTDELEDSYEDKPDL from the coding sequence ATGAGACTGGACGAATACTCCAAAGAGATGATGGACGAAAACTCCTTCATCGAAATGTCATATATGTATCTGCAGGATGCCGGCAAAGAGGCGAACCTGTATGACATCATCGATAAGTTCAAGGAAATCGGTGGGTACTCCGATGAGGAAATCGAAAATCGTGTGCTGCAGTTCTATACTGACCTCAATACGGATGGCAGGTTCCTGAGTACAGGAGATGGTGTCTGGGGTCTGAGAGACTGGTATTCCATCGATGACATTTCCGACAAGATCGCCCCTACAATCCATAAGATCGAGCTTGCTGTAGAAGATGAGGAGCCGCAGATTGCAGAGGATGAGGATGACAGTGTGAGTGATGCATTCGACCAGGACAAGGAACTTGTAGAATCCGATGTGGAGAATCTCGATACCCCAATCAACGGAGCTGAAGTTGAAACAGAAGATGACCTCGACGACTCGGTGGACGAAACCATCGGTGAAAATGTCGAATATGACGATACAGACGAACTTGAGGACAGCTACGAGGATAAACCTGATCTCTAG
- the coaW gene encoding type II pantothenate kinase — protein sequence MKIGIDAGGTLIKVAYLENGSRKFEKWPSVEIDQLIGKLKREHAADQIFLTGGKAEYMAEKLENTAGTSIEFDATYRGLKILMEEQGIALDHFVYLNVGTGTSFHYASPDGQERVGGSGVGGGTLIGLAKLLVDMDDYEEIIRLAEKGNRDEIDLKVHHIYAGRPTPIPGDLTASNFGNVLSGNTSDMGPEDKLQAVIGLVGETVTAVGISLAEGFETNDMVFIGSTLLDNNVMKDIINRYAGLKGAKAHIIHNGEYSGALGAIL from the coding sequence ATGAAAATTGGAATTGATGCAGGCGGTACGCTCATAAAAGTGGCATATTTGGAAAATGGGTCCAGGAAATTCGAAAAATGGCCATCTGTGGAAATCGATCAGCTGATTGGGAAACTGAAGAGGGAACATGCAGCCGACCAGATCTTCCTGACAGGCGGCAAGGCGGAATACATGGCCGAGAAGCTGGAAAACACTGCCGGCACCTCGATAGAGTTCGATGCTACATACCGGGGATTGAAGATCCTTATGGAGGAGCAGGGCATCGCCCTCGACCACTTCGTCTATTTGAATGTCGGAACCGGCACAAGTTTCCATTACGCTTCCCCGGACGGCCAGGAGCGCGTCGGAGGTTCAGGCGTCGGCGGCGGCACCCTGATAGGGCTGGCGAAACTGCTGGTCGATATGGATGACTACGAGGAGATCATACGCCTGGCCGAGAAGGGCAACAGGGATGAAATCGACCTCAAAGTGCACCATATCTATGCCGGCAGGCCGACGCCGATTCCGGGAGACCTTACAGCAAGCAATTTCGGCAATGTCCTCTCCGGGAACACCTCAGATATGGGTCCTGAAGATAAGCTTCAGGCGGTCATAGGTCTCGTCGGTGAAACTGTGACTGCAGTCGGCATCAGTCTGGCTGAAGGTTTTGAAACCAATGACATGGTGTTCATCGGCTCCACCCTGCTGGACAACAACGTCATGAAGGACATCATCAACCGCTATGCCGGCTTGAAGGGGGCGAAAGCCCACATCATCCATAACGGTGAGTATTCTGGAGCCCTCGGCGCAATTCTATAG